The Streptomyces sp. B3I8 nucleotide sequence CGACGAGGTTGAGCAGGGGCCCACGCCCCCCTCACCCAGCAGGTCCGCCGACCGGGTCATCGCGGTGACGACGTCCGGGTCGGGCCGCTCCAGCGCCGCCTGCGCTGAACACATGGTTCGGCCGACCGGCCTGAGCACCGCGTTAACGGTCGTCTCAGGTTCGCTCAGTACGAAGTAGGCATCCAGACAAGCGATGCAACCCGTATGCAGGAGGCTAGTGATGGCAGTTCACGCAGTGCCGTCCAGGAAAGCGCCGGTCGGCCGGTTGGCAGGCCGGTGGGTGCCGTGGTTGGTGATCGGCTTGTGGCTGGTGCTGGCGGTGATCATGGTGCCGTTGAGTGGAAAGTTGAGCTCGGTCACCACCGACAGCGCCGTGGACACCCTGCCGGCCAGTGCCGAGTCCACCAAGGTGGCGGCACTGGAGGACCGTCTCCCCGACGGTGACGAAAACACGTTCGTCTTCGTGTACCACCGCGACGGCGGCATGACCGACGCCGACCGCGCGACGGTCGAGCGCCACTACAACACCCTCGCCAAGCAGTACGCGCCGAAGGCGACGGCGGCGGCCGACAAGGACGACGAGGGCTCACCGACGAGCCTCTCCACCGACCGCAAGGCGATGATGTTCACCCTGGATGTGAGCACCTCCTACGGCGCACCGGAGGCCATCGTCGGCCCGTTGCGTGAGGCCGCGAAGGACCGCCCCGCCGGCCTGCAACTCGACGTGACCGGCCCGGCCGCGATCGACGGCGACATGGACGCCGTCTTCGACGGCATCGACGTGCAGGTCCTCCTCACCACCATCGTCGTCGTCACGCTCCTGCTCATCCTCACCTACCGCAGCCCGGTGTTGTGGATCATCCCGCTGGTGGCCGTCGGCGCGGCCGCGATGACCGCGATGGGGACCGTCTACCTGCTCGTCAAGGGCTTCGGCATCGTGGTCAACGACCAGAACTCGGCGCTGCTGACGATCCTGGTATTCGGCGTCGGCACGGACTACGCGCTGTTGCTCATCGCACGATATCGGGAGGCACTGCACCACCATGAAAACGTCCGGTTTGCGATGGTCCACGCGCTGCGCGGCGCGGCGCCGGCCATCGTCGCGTCCGCGGCCACCGTGGTCGCCGGCCTGCTCTGCCTGCTCGTCGCGGACCTGAACAGCACCAGCGGGTTGGGCCCGATCGGTGCGGCCGGCGTCCTGTGCGCGCTGGTGGCCATGCTGACGCTGTTCCCGGCAGTGCTCGTGGTGCTCGGCAGGCGGATCTTCTGGCCGGCCATCCCGCGGTTCAGCACGGCTGTGGAGGAGAAGCCGGGGCTGTGGGGACGGCTCGGTGCCGCCATCGGCCGCCGCCGGTGGGTGGCGGCGCTCGGCTCGCTCGGAGTCCTCGGCGTGCTCGCCCTCGGGCTGGCGGGCAACACGGGCGCCCTGCGGGAACAGGACCAGTTCCTGTCCGCGCCGGAGTCGGTCACCGGCTTCACCGTTCTCCGCCAGCACTTCCCGGAGCTCGGCGGCCAGCCACTGACGATCTTGACGCGGCCGGCGCACCAGGAGCAGGTGCTCGACATCGTCAAGGACACTCGTGGGGTGGCCCTGGCCATCCCGGCGCAGACCGGCGGTGGCTGGGCCAACATCTCCGTCTTCCCGAAGGACGCGCCGGACACCGCCGCGGAGTACGACACGATCAAGCGGATGCGCACCGCCGTGCACGCGGTGCGTGGGGCGGAGGCGATCGTCGGCGGGCCTAGTGCGGAGAACCTCGACACCGAGGTGACCACCGAGCGCGACGAGAAGCTGGTGATCCCGCTGGTGCTCACCGTCGTCCTGATCGTCCTCGGGCTGCTGCTGCGCGCGATGCTGGCCCCGCTGGTCCTCATGGCCACCGTGATCGTCTCATTCGCCGCCGCCTTCGGCGGCAGCGTGTTCGTCTTCGACACGATCCTCGGGTTCAGGGGTGTCGACTCTTCGGTGCCGCTGCTGGCATTCCTGTTCCTGGTGGCGCTCGGCGTCGACTACAACATCTTCCTGACCAGCCGAGCCCGGGAGGAGACCGTGCGTCTCGGCACCAGAAAGGGCATGCTCAAAGCCCTCTCGGCCACCGGTGGCGTCATCACCTCGGCAGGCCTGGTCCTGGCGGCCACGTTCGCGGTCCTCGCGACACTTCCGCTGGTGATGCTGGTCGAGGTCGGGTTCCTGGTCGCCTTCGGCGTGCTGCTCGACGCCCTGCTGGTGCGGTCGGTCCTGGTACCCGCTCTCACTCTGCTGATCGGCCGGCGGATGTGGTGGCCGAGCCGGCTGTCCCGTCCAGCAACAAAGCTGCCGGACGGTCAACAGTCGCTCGCCGACGAGGAGGAGCCCGCGCTGCAACGGTGAGCGCGGCGGCACGGACGAGATCCGGGACGGGCCCCAGGCCCGTCCCGGATTTTTTCATGGGCCCGATGGGCCACCGCCCTTCGGTCCTGCGCCACACGCCGGGGCCCGGGGTCGGTGCACCGCGGCGTCCTGCCCCGGCGGTGAGCCGCGCGGGGCCATGCCCGAGGGCCGCCGTCCGTCGTGCTGTGCCGCCGGGCGGGTCAGCCCGCCGCGGTGTCCTCCCCGGCGGTGAGCCGCGCGATCGGGGCGGGCGGGGCCGCGGCCGGAAGGTCGATCCGAAGCAGCGCGCCACCGCGTGCGGAGCGGGCGACGGTGGCCCGGCCGCCGTGGGCGTCGACGACCCGCTGCACGATCGACAGCCCCAGACCGGATCCCGGCAACGCCCGGGCGCTGTCGGCACGGTAGAACCGGTCGAACACCCGCGGTACGTCGGCGGCGTCGATGCCCGGCCCGGCATCGTCGACCTCGAGCACCACCGACGCGTCCTCGGCACGGAGCCGGACCTGGACCGGCTGGTCCGCGGGGGACCACTTGCCGGCGTTGTCGACGAGGTTGAGCACCGCCCGCTCGAGCGCGGCGGGACGCCCGCTCACCCACACGGAGGTCACATCGAGCGCGACCTCGACCTCGGGCGCGCGGGAACGCGCCCGGGTCACGGCGGCCGCCACCACGTCGGCGAGGTCGAGCAGCTCGGTGCTCTCGTCACTGACGTCACCGCGCGCCAGGTCGGTCAGCTCGGCTGCTAGGGTGCTCAACTCGGCCACCTGGGCGCCAAGATCGTTGAGCAGCCGAGTCCGGCTCGCCGCCGGCAGTGCGCTGTCCAGGGTGCCGCGCCGATCGAGCCGGATCAGCAGCTCGACGTTGAGGCGCAGGCTGGTGAGCGGGGTCTTGAGCTCGTGGGCGGCGTCCTCGGCGAGCAGCCGCTGAGCCCGCCGGGAGTCCCGGAGCGCGGCGAGCATGTCGTTGATCGACCGGATCAGCTGCCGGATCTCCCCACCGCCCTCATCAGGGATGTCGGCGTCGAGATCCCGGGTGCGCGCGACACGTACCGCGACGGCGGTCAGCCGGTCGATCGGTGCCAGCCCGGTCCGTGCCACGGTCCGTCCGACAAGGGCACCGCCGACCACGCAGAGCAGCCCGATCAGGAGCATGCCGAACCCGAACTGGTTGATCGGGCTGTCGTCGGCGACCTGGGCCACCTGGACCGCGCCGTCGCCCGCCCGCAGCGTGTAGGTGAGGTAGCCGTCCTCGTCGCTGTCCTTCGACTCCATCAGGTCGGCCGACGCGCCCTGCGCCACCCGCTCGGCGTGCTCGCTGACGGGGGGCAGCGCGGGTTGGCCGGCCGGCGTCCGGGTCGAGCCGTCGGGCAGGATGACCCGCACCAGCCGACCTGATCCGGGATACGGCGGCAGCTCGACCTGCGCCAGACCGGCACGCTGCGCGTTGGTCGCCAGGACGCGGGCGTCGGCGCGCAGCTGACTCTTGGCGCTGTCCTGCAGCTCCTGGCCCAGGAGTTGGCTGGCCACCTGGAAGGCCACGAACACGCTGACCGCGATGGCCGTCGCCGCGATCACCGTCAGCCTGGCCCGCAGGGACCGCCGGCGCCACCATCGGGTCAGCCGGCGCGGTTCCCGGCCGGCGGGCCTGCTCACGGAGGAGTCTCCCGCAGCACGTATCCCAGGCCGCGCAGCGTGTAGATCAATCGCGGCTCGCCCTCGGCCTCCATCTTGCGGCGCAGGTAGCTCACGTACACCTGGAGGTTGTTGGCGGTGGCGCTCATGTCGAAGCCCCAGATCGCCTCGAACAGCACGTCGCGGGTCAAGACCCGGGTCGCGTTGCCCATGAGGACCTGCAGGAGGGAGAACTCGGTCCGGGTCAGGCGCAGCGGCCGCCCGCCACGCCACGCCTCGAACCTGTCGGAATCGAGCCGGACGTCGGCGAACGACAGGATCTGCGACTCCCCGGCGGTCGGCGTGCGTCGGCGCAGCAGGGCCCGCACCCGGGCCAGCAACTCCTCGGTGGCGAACGGCTTGGGCAGATAGTCGTCGGCGCCCGCGTCCAGCCCCGTGACCCGGTCGGAGACCTGGTCACGGGCGGTCAGCATCAGCACCGGAAGATCCCGACCCGCGGCCCGCAACCGCCGACAGGTCTCCAACCCACCGAGGCGGGGCATCATCACGTCGAGGATCAGCAGATCCAGCGTGTCGCCCTCGGCCCCAGCGACCCCGTCGAGCACGGCGAAACCGTTGGCGACGGTGCTGGTGTCGTAACCCTCGACCTGGAGCACCCGCTCCAGCGACTCACGGATGGCCGCTTCATCATCCGCGATCATGATCCGCACGCCGGTCCCGCCCCCTTCCAGTCGATGTTTTTGCCGCTCAGTGTCCCCGATCAACCTGAGGCCAGTATTAGAGCGTCGCTGGGGAGGGCCCGCGCTTTGCTGCGCGACTGGGCCCGCGACGACTGGCAGTTCCAGGACTGGCTGCACCGCGCCCGTGAACAACACGCGGTGTGGACACGGTCCGGGCGCCCGGCCGACCTGCTGGACGGCACCGATTTCACCGAGGGCATGTCCTGGTCCGCACGGCGCGGAATGCCGCCGACATCGCCGCCTTCCCCGATCGGTCCTCCGCCGCCGCGACCCGGCGCCGGCCGCGCCGGCGCTGGTGACGGTGCTGGCACTCGTCGCCTCCGGCACGGCGGTGACCGCGCTCGTCGAGCGGGGCCAGGCCGTCGCGCAAAGGCGCAGCGCCCTGGCCCGGACCGTCGCCGCGGAAGCGCAGAACCTGCTCAGGTCCCAGCCCGGCCCGGCCAGGCAACTCGCCATTACCGCCTACCGACTGGACCCGACGATCGGCACCGCCGGAACGGTGGCCGCACTGCAAGCCCCGGGCATCTTCGACCGCACCGACCCGTGCTCGATCTGGCCGCCGCCGGCGACGCCCGCACCCTGCTGCTGTCCACCGGCAGGAACATTGCCGTCTAGAACGCCTCCGGTGGCCGGATCAGCAGCGTCGCGGGTGTCGCCGCGGGGCCGCTCGCCGTCAGCCCGGACGGACGGGTGCCGGCGGACGGCACAGCGACAGGCGCCGTGAGGCTGTGGTCGCCGGCCGATCGCAGGCGCCCCGCGCCGCCGGCCGACCTCATGAGCAAGCCGCGCGCCGTCGCCGCCGTGGCCATCAGCGCGGACGCACGACTGCTCGCCGCGGGCGGTCCCGACAGCGCCGTCCGGCTCTGGGACATCTCCGCCCCCGCCGCGACCCGGCCTCTGCCGTCACTGACCGGCCACCCCGGGGGCGTCGACTCCCTGGCGTTCTCCCCGACCCGCCGTCTGCGTGGAGGACGGCGACACGAGCGACGTCATCGGTCCGGCGGACAATCGCGGACGGGTGTCACTGTGGGACGTCGGCGCCCCGCGGGCACCCGTGCCGCAGGGGGTCATGGCCTACCTGATCTCCATCAGCATCGCGGGAACCGTCGCCTTCAGCCCCACCGGACACTTTCTGGTGACCACGATCTCCGGATCGGTGGACGTGTGGAGCACCGTCCCGGAAGACGACGAGGACCAACTGTGCACGGCCGTCGGTGACGTGATCGACCAGGAGGAGTGGCGGCGGTACGTGCCCCATGAGCGGTACGCCCCGCCGTGCGCCCGGTCCGACCCCGGCAGAATCCACACGGTGCCCGCAGCCACCCCCTGACGGCCCCGGTGGCCGGGACCGTGGGAGGGCCGACGGCACTCGTCCCGGTGCTCCGGGTCACCGTCCGCGGCGGCACCCTCTTGCCGGCGAAGCGGCCACCGAGTTCCCGCCCCGCCCCAACCTCGACCGTGCGGTGCGCGTGGCCCTGTCACGGCACCCGCGCCGTCCACTCCGGGTCGCTGAACTTGGTGGTGGCCAGGTGCTCGGCCCGGGCCATCTCCTCGGCGGTGACCTGGCCGGACGTCAGGCCGTGACGGGCGCGGAAGGACGCGAGCATGCGGTCGATGACCGTCTCGCGCGGCAGACCCGTCTGCCTGCGCAGCGGGTCCACCCGCTTCTTCGCGCTGGCCGTGCCCTTGTCCGACATCTTCTCCTTGCCGATGCGCAGCACCTCCAGCATCTTGTCCGCGTCGATGTCATAACTCATCGTCACGTGATGCAGCACCGCACCCGGCCCGCCGTCGGTCGCCACCATCCGCTTCTGCGCGGCGCCACCGATCTTGCCGACCTCCGTGGCGATGTCGTTCAGCGGCTGGTACCACGCCTTGATCCCCATGTCACCGAGCGCGGCCAGCACCCACTCGTCCAGGTAGGCGTAGGACTCGGCGAACGACAGCCCGGAGACCAGCGGGGCCGGGACGGAGAGGGAGTACGTGACGGTATTTCCCGGTTCGACGAACATGGCGCCGCCGCCGGAGACGCGTCGGACGACCGTCACGTCGTGGCGGGCGGCGCCGGCGGGGTCGACCTCGTTGCGCAGGGACTGGAAGCTGCCGATGATGACGGCCGGTGACGCCCACTCCCACACGCGCAGTGTGGGCGGGCGGCGGCCGGCGGCCACCTCGGCGGTGAGTACCTCGTCCAGGGCCATGTGCAGGGCGGGCGACTGGGGCTCGTCGCGGATGAGCTGCCACTCGTAGTCGGACCAGTCCGTGGCCCGCGCCAGGGCCCGGCGGACGGCGACCGCCACTCCCTCCGCCGTGATGCCGTACATCACCGTGCCCTCGGGGAGCCCGCCCCTGACGCGGGCGGTCAGACCTGCCGCGTCGGTCTCGGCGGGGGCGCCCTCCAGCGACGCGTCGATGGCAGGCAGGGCCTCGTCGGGCTCCAGGAAGAAGTCCCCGGCCACCCGCACGTTGCGCAGCGCCCCCTCCACCACGTCCAGATCGACGACCACCAGCTTCCCACCGGGGATCTTGTACTCGCCATGCATCGCGCCCGCCTCCGTCGCTGTCACTCGGTGCCGGCATCCACCGTATGCGCGGGTGGGGGCGGTGGACATGGCACCCCGACCGGACCGGAGCTGCCCGCGGGTGCGGGCGGTCACAACCCGGGCCGTGCAGGGGGCAGATCGGAGTACGATCACCGAAAAAGTGCGGTGGAGGACCACCCCGCGGACGACGGAGCCTGCCATGACGAGTGCCACCCCTCAGCCTCCCCGGATCGACACCAGCAAGGCTCACCCCGCACGGGTCTACGACTGGCTGCTGGGCGGCAAGGACAACTACCCCGTCGACGAGGCCGTGGGCAGCACCCTGCCGCCCGAGGCACGCGACGGGGCGCGGCAGAACCGCGAGTTCATGCACCGCGCCGCCGCCTATCTCGCCGCGCAGGGCATCGACCAGTTCCTCGACATCGGCACCGGCATTCCCACCGCGCCCAACCTCCACCAGATCGTGCAGCGGACCGTGCCCTCCGCCCGCGTCGTCTACGCGGACAACGACCCGATCGTGCTGCGGCACGCCGAAGCCCTGCTCATCAGTGACCCCGCGGGTGCCACCGACTACATCCAGGCCGATGTGCGCGATCCGGACGAGATAGTGCGGCACGCGCGCGGTGTTCTCGACTTCGACCGGCCGATCGCGCTCTCGGTGATCGCCTTGATGCACTTCATCAGCGACGAGCAGGACGCCCACGGCATCGTCCGCAGGCTGGTGGACGTGCTGCCCCCGGGCAGCTACCTGGTCCTCTCGCACGCCGGGATCGACGTGTTCCCCGACCTGGCCCAGCAGGTGGTCGACCAGTACGCGAAGGGAGGCATCCGCCTCGCCTTCCGTACCCGTGAGGAGGTGGCCCGCTTCTTCGACGGACTCGAGTTGGTTCCGCCGGGCCTGGTCGCCGCCACCGAGTGGACCGGCTCCCCCACGCCTCCCGAGAACCCGGAGGGCAGCGGCATCTACGCGGCCGTGGCCCGTATTCCCTGACGGCCCTTGTCAGGACGGCCCGGTGGGCAGGTGGCCGGTGGACCGGTGACCGTACCCGGTCCACCCGGGCGCCCGCCGGGAGGCCGGCCACCAGCCAGGGCAGTCACGTTGCCGCCGCCAGGACCCCCAGCGCCGTGGACCCGGCGTCGAGTACCCCCGCAGAGACCTGCACGACACGGCGGGGCCTGGTGACCTCGCCGTGTCGTGCACGGAGATGGTGACCGCTACCGGATGCCCGTCGAACGGAGCGTCCGGTGTCCCGAGCCGACCCGGTACACCGCCTCCGAGTCGCCGGTGTGGACCAGGTGTGCGCCCCGCGAGGGCTCGGTGTGGCCGCCGAGGAGGGGGACGTGGACCTCGCCGCACGTTGTGGCGGCGTCCGCCGCACCGTCCGCGCCCCCGCGCCCTCCCGTCCCCGCCCGCTCTGGGCAACGGTTCGGCCAGATTGATGGCCAGTTGTCCTCTTGCCCCGCAGCTCACCCCTCCCGCCCGGGTAGCCCTATGACGTCCGCTCGGGCGGGCGCGGGTGGGGGGAGCCGGCCGTGGTGGCACGGAGGGAATCGTGGGAGGCGACGGGCGGTCCGCGGCGCGCCCGTCGCCGGCGCACACTCGACACACTGCGGGCGCAGGGACGGTACGGCCCCGAACTGCGGGACGTGCTGCCCGCGTTCGCCGGGCTGGTGGTGCTCGCCTGCGCACTGGCGGCCGGGCTCGCCCTGCTGTACCGGGCGAGCGGCGCCGTCGCTCCGACGGCGATCGCGGTCGCGGGGGGCCTGGCACTCCTCATGCTCTTCCTGTACCGCCGCCCGCACGCTCGCCGCCGGCACGGTTACTACACCCCCGAGGAACTGGCGGAATTGGACGTGACGGGGCTGGTCAAGGCGGTGGCGAGGATGCTGCGCCGGGAGGGGTGGCGGGTGCGGCGGCCGTCGCGGCCGGGCCTCCCGCGACTGGCGGCGCGGGACGCCGGGGGCCGACTGCTCGAGGTGGCGTTCCGGCCCGTCGCCGAACCCCTGCCCGGCGAGGACCCCTTGGGCGCGACGGCGGGGCCGCGCGCCCCGCAGCCGTCGTTGATGGTGGTGCACCGGGGCACCTTCAGCCGCCGGGACGCGTTGTGGGCACACAGACGGGGCGACGTGCACCTCATCGACGGTCCCCGGCTGAGGCGTTGGGCGGCGGGCACGCCGCTGAACGAACTCGACGGCGTTGGTGGTCTCGACGGCGGCGACGGTATCGACGGCCTCGACGGCGGCCCTTGAGCCGGAGCGTGGGCCCAAACCCGGAACCTGGCTCGGCCATGCCCGACCCGGCCCGACGTGACCCGGCCCGACCCCGCCCAACCTGCCCCGGCCCGCCACGAATGGAGGCATCCAATACCTCACCCTTTGGTCAGGTCATGTAACAGTTTGCGCATGATTGGTCATCAGTACTCTGACTCGGTCCTCTGCCGTGGCCGCCACCCCGGCGGACTCCGCACGGCGCTCACCCTCCTGACGACCGCCGTGGCCCTGCTCACCGGCCTCGTGGCGGCCCCGGCGGCCGCGGCAGCCGTCCCCGACGGGGTGCGGGGTCCCGACTGGGACGCCATCGCCGCGTGCGAGTCCAGCGGCAACTGGAAGGCCAACACCGGCAACGGGCACTACGGCGGACTGCAGTTCAAGCAGTCGAGCTGGGTCGCGGCCGGCGGCCTCCGGTACGCCGCGCGCGCCGATCTGGCCACCCGCGCCGAACAGATCGCCGTTGCCCGGAAACTGGCCGCGCTCCAGGGCATGTCGGCCTGGACCTGCGCCTGAGCCGCGCACCGGGGGGGGGCGGGCCGCCGTCGCGGTGGTCGTCGCGTACGCGCGGCCCGTCCCGGACTGGGGGA carries:
- a CDS encoding MMPL family transporter; translation: MAVHAVPSRKAPVGRLAGRWVPWLVIGLWLVLAVIMVPLSGKLSSVTTDSAVDTLPASAESTKVAALEDRLPDGDENTFVFVYHRDGGMTDADRATVERHYNTLAKQYAPKATAAADKDDEGSPTSLSTDRKAMMFTLDVSTSYGAPEAIVGPLREAAKDRPAGLQLDVTGPAAIDGDMDAVFDGIDVQVLLTTIVVVTLLLILTYRSPVLWIIPLVAVGAAAMTAMGTVYLLVKGFGIVVNDQNSALLTILVFGVGTDYALLLIARYREALHHHENVRFAMVHALRGAAPAIVASAATVVAGLLCLLVADLNSTSGLGPIGAAGVLCALVAMLTLFPAVLVVLGRRIFWPAIPRFSTAVEEKPGLWGRLGAAIGRRRWVAALGSLGVLGVLALGLAGNTGALREQDQFLSAPESVTGFTVLRQHFPELGGQPLTILTRPAHQEQVLDIVKDTRGVALAIPAQTGGGWANISVFPKDAPDTAAEYDTIKRMRTAVHAVRGAEAIVGGPSAENLDTEVTTERDEKLVIPLVLTVVLIVLGLLLRAMLAPLVLMATVIVSFAAAFGGSVFVFDTILGFRGVDSSVPLLAFLFLVALGVDYNIFLTSRAREETVRLGTRKGMLKALSATGGVITSAGLVLAATFAVLATLPLVMLVEVGFLVAFGVLLDALLVRSVLVPALTLLIGRRMWWPSRLSRPATKLPDGQQSLADEEEPALQR
- a CDS encoding HAMP domain-containing sensor histidine kinase, translated to MSRPAGREPRRLTRWWRRRSLRARLTVIAATAIAVSVFVAFQVASQLLGQELQDSAKSQLRADARVLATNAQRAGLAQVELPPYPGSGRLVRVILPDGSTRTPAGQPALPPVSEHAERVAQGASADLMESKDSDEDGYLTYTLRAGDGAVQVAQVADDSPINQFGFGMLLIGLLCVVGGALVGRTVARTGLAPIDRLTAVAVRVARTRDLDADIPDEGGGEIRQLIRSINDMLAALRDSRRAQRLLAEDAAHELKTPLTSLRLNVELLIRLDRRGTLDSALPAASRTRLLNDLGAQVAELSTLAAELTDLARGDVSDESTELLDLADVVAAAVTRARSRAPEVEVALDVTSVWVSGRPAALERAVLNLVDNAGKWSPADQPVQVRLRAEDASVVLEVDDAGPGIDAADVPRVFDRFYRADSARALPGSGLGLSIVQRVVDAHGGRATVARSARGGALLRIDLPAAAPPAPIARLTAGEDTAAG
- a CDS encoding response regulator transcription factor; translation: MRIMIADDEAAIRESLERVLQVEGYDTSTVANGFAVLDGVAGAEGDTLDLLILDVMMPRLGGLETCRRLRAAGRDLPVLMLTARDQVSDRVTGLDAGADDYLPKPFATEELLARVRALLRRRTPTAGESQILSFADVRLDSDRFEAWRGGRPLRLTRTEFSLLQVLMGNATRVLTRDVLFEAIWGFDMSATANNLQVYVSYLRRKMEAEGEPRLIYTLRGLGYVLRETPP
- a CDS encoding biotin/lipoate A/B protein ligase family protein; this translates as MHGEYKIPGGKLVVVDLDVVEGALRNVRVAGDFFLEPDEALPAIDASLEGAPAETDAAGLTARVRGGLPEGTVMYGITAEGVAVAVRRALARATDWSDYEWQLIRDEPQSPALHMALDEVLTAEVAAGRRPPTLRVWEWASPAVIIGSFQSLRNEVDPAGAARHDVTVVRRVSGGGAMFVEPGNTVTYSLSVPAPLVSGLSFAESYAYLDEWVLAALGDMGIKAWYQPLNDIATEVGKIGGAAQKRMVATDGGPGAVLHHVTMSYDIDADKMLEVLRIGKEKMSDKGTASAKKRVDPLRRQTGLPRETVIDRMLASFRARHGLTSGQVTAEEMARAEHLATTKFSDPEWTARVP
- a CDS encoding SAM-dependent methyltransferase is translated as MTSATPQPPRIDTSKAHPARVYDWLLGGKDNYPVDEAVGSTLPPEARDGARQNREFMHRAAAYLAAQGIDQFLDIGTGIPTAPNLHQIVQRTVPSARVVYADNDPIVLRHAEALLISDPAGATDYIQADVRDPDEIVRHARGVLDFDRPIALSVIALMHFISDEQDAHGIVRRLVDVLPPGSYLVLSHAGIDVFPDLAQQVVDQYAKGGIRLAFRTREEVARFFDGLELVPPGLVAATEWTGSPTPPENPEGSGIYAAVARIP
- a CDS encoding transglycosylase family protein; this encodes MIGHQYSDSVLCRGRHPGGLRTALTLLTTAVALLTGLVAAPAAAAAVPDGVRGPDWDAIAACESSGNWKANTGNGHYGGLQFKQSSWVAAGGLRYAARADLATRAEQIAVARKLAALQGMSAWTCA